AGCGGGCGACGGGCTTCGAACCCGCGACCCCGAGCTTGGGAAGCTCGTGCTCTACCAACTGAGCTACACCCGCGCGCCCGACGATATCGCCGAGACGTTCCCGCGCCCGCCGGCCGGGCGGCGGAACGCGTCCAATCTTCGCCTAAGCGAGAGCGGAACCGACTATAGAAACCGACTTTTGGGGTGTCAAGAATCATTAAAGAACGCGCGCGCGATTGTAACGGTACGCAACGCCATTCAATCCGTGCCCGTGCCCTGGAAAAGCCTGGAAGCCTGGAAGCCTGAAAGTCGGGAAGGTCGTCGAAAACCGCGGTGCGTTGGTCAACGGGCCCATGATGTCCATTCCGTCCATGATGTCCATCTTGTCCATCCGCGGAAGCGTGCCGGCTTTCCGGTCTTTTATTTTCCGAGAAACCCGAGGATCTCGTCGATGCTGCCCGCCTTTAGAAAATCCCAGTCCGTGTCCGCGCGCTCGCGGTCGCCGGGCTCGCCCTCGGAAAGCAGCCGCTCCACGATGCCAAGCGGCTCGCGGCGCACGAGCCCGAGATCCTCGGCGATCTGCCCCACGGTCTCGACGGTAAATTTCCTTGATCCGTTGAGCACGCCCCAGAGCAACAGGTTGTCGCAGACGGTGTTGATCGTCCGCGGCGTGCCTTCGGAGACCTCGTGCACGCGGCGCAGCACCGCGTCGGAGAACAGATCGCCCCTTCCGCCCGCCGCGACAAGCCGATGCGCCACGTAATGTGCGGTCGCCGCCGCGTCGAACGGCGACAGCTTCACCCGAAGCGCCACGCGGTTACGCAGCGGCGGATCGAGCGCGAGCGCATGCTCCGTTTCCGGCAGGCCGAAGAACACGAAGTTGATGAGCTTGCGCCCGGAAAGTTCGATGTTGAGAAGCCCGCGAAACTCCTCCATGAGTTGCCGGCTCGCCAGCATCTGCACCTCGTCCACGAGGATCACGGCCGTCTTTCCGGCTTCATCAATCTGACGCAGCCGCGCGTAAATCCGCGAAAGCAGCGTGAGTTTGTCCATCTGCGCGTTGCCGCAGCCGAGCAGCCCGCCGATCTTGCGCAACAGCCAGTCGGGCGTGACGTCCGAGTGGATAACGACAAGAAGCCCCTTCACGTATTCGTCGCCCGAAAGTTCGTCGAACATGCGCCGCGCGATGGTGGTCTTCCCGTGCCCGACCGGCGCCGTGCAGACCGCGAGTCCGCGCCGCGCTTCCACCGCGAAACGCAGCTTCGCCATCGCCGCCTCGTACGGAGCCCCCGGCCAGAACATCCGCAGATCCGGCGCGTTCGTGAACGCCTCGTGCGTCAGGTTGTAGTGCGCAAGATAGCTCATCGTCCGCCC
The sequence above is drawn from the bacterium genome and encodes:
- a CDS encoding AAA family ATPase, with the translated sequence MSYLAHYNLTHEAFTNAPDLRMFWPGAPYEAAMAKLRFAVEARRGLAVCTAPVGHGKTTIARRMFDELSGDEYVKGLLVVIHSDVTPDWLLRKIGGLLGCGNAQMDKLTLLSRIYARLRQIDEAGKTAVILVDEVQMLASRQLMEEFRGLLNIELSGRKLINFVFFGLPETEHALALDPPLRNRVALRVKLSPFDAAATAHYVAHRLVAAGGRGDLFSDAVLRRVHEVSEGTPRTINTVCDNLLLWGVLNGSRKFTVETVGQIAEDLGLVRREPLGIVERLLSEGEPGDRERADTDWDFLKAGSIDEILGFLGK